The following proteins are encoded in a genomic region of Streptomyces kaniharaensis:
- a CDS encoding AfsR/SARP family transcriptional regulator yields MIHPVRFFLLGAMRAQHGDEALPVGSPLQQAMMAALLLRDGRAASAGELIEALWGDEAPASASAMLRTYAWRWRKALEHDHDAPAILTSVRDGYRTVVPAGAVDALRMEKLAAAAIGAARAGEDPAQVRRLFAEALELWGGEPLTGVPGPFAEQQRTRLGELRISLLEERCGLDLELGDTALAIPVLRDLTAEHPLRERPYTLLMRALYQSGCQADALALFDRARRLLAEELGVDPGPELREIHQRILRNDPALLGTAATTIATRDAPALQPTPQPVLIPAQLPADTVDFTGREAELEALHAALAAAVREPAGDAVLPIAAVSGMGGVGKTALALRVAHRLRAGFPDGQLYADLRGDQDAPADPNVLLASFLTALGISPGAVPESLEDRARLFRSLLDARRVLILLDNARDAAQVRPLLPGSARCAVLVTGRARLFGLATAVQVDLDVFSVDEARDLLARTAGTERVAADPAAAGELIHHCGRLPLAVRIVAARLASRPAWTVARLAARLAAEQDRMAELRLGDLAVAGAFEWGYRQLTAEQADAFRVIAAVCRPDVGVPAAAAVLGVGRRRAEDLLESLVDAGMVTAPRPGRYRYHDLLRVFALQIGGPDGGPDDSPHHGPEEQATALRRQLHFLLASATAAFQQLVPGDPIGTALTPVLAPALTFEDANAAADWVAEEFEAAITAVLATADRAASVEDVRIAADLLVTLSPFDTDPCYERLTGAATAVSAAAAALGDQRSLGRAEFIRGNLAVQAARLEEACEHSRRAADACRAGGDVVVLQQALNDLGVLAQYQHRYQEAVRLYDEANSLARALGHRAGQTATALNSALAQVRDGRPAEAAAACRRLLPGLTAAEEWTGLSYALYVLGLASHELGEYQQAVTVLEECLRICQAAGIPLREAQARCRLADTLRLLGRHEEALEQARHALADCRTLSAERDQGHALVVTARTLADLGHIDQARDQLRSAEALFRRLGLPDAGHVRRLTARLDGAADTPDTAGEPTAGYVVDVA; encoded by the coding sequence ATGATCCATCCCGTCCGGTTCTTCCTGCTGGGTGCCATGCGGGCGCAGCACGGGGACGAGGCGCTACCGGTCGGGTCGCCCCTGCAGCAGGCGATGATGGCCGCACTGCTGCTGCGCGACGGCCGGGCGGCCAGTGCCGGCGAACTCATCGAGGCGCTGTGGGGGGACGAGGCCCCGGCCAGTGCGTCCGCCATGCTGCGCACCTACGCCTGGCGGTGGCGCAAGGCTCTGGAACACGACCACGACGCCCCGGCGATCCTGACCTCGGTGCGCGACGGCTACCGCACGGTCGTGCCGGCCGGGGCCGTGGACGCGCTGCGGATGGAGAAGCTGGCCGCGGCGGCGATCGGCGCGGCCCGCGCCGGCGAGGACCCCGCGCAGGTGCGCCGCCTGTTCGCCGAGGCACTGGAGCTGTGGGGCGGCGAACCACTGACGGGGGTGCCCGGACCGTTCGCCGAGCAGCAGCGCACCCGGCTCGGCGAGCTGCGGATCAGCCTGCTGGAGGAGCGCTGCGGCCTGGACCTGGAGCTGGGCGACACCGCCCTGGCCATCCCGGTGCTGCGCGACCTCACCGCCGAACACCCGCTGCGCGAGCGGCCGTACACCCTGCTGATGCGGGCGCTCTACCAGAGCGGCTGCCAGGCCGACGCGCTGGCCCTCTTCGACCGGGCCCGACGGCTGCTCGCCGAGGAGCTGGGCGTCGACCCGGGACCGGAGCTGCGCGAGATCCACCAGCGGATCCTGCGCAACGACCCGGCCCTCCTGGGTACGGCCGCCACCACCATCGCCACGCGCGACGCGCCGGCCCTGCAACCGACCCCGCAGCCAGTCCTGATACCAGCTCAACTTCCGGCCGACACCGTCGACTTCACCGGACGAGAGGCGGAGCTGGAGGCGCTGCACGCGGCACTGGCCGCGGCGGTGCGGGAGCCGGCCGGGGACGCCGTACTGCCCATCGCGGCGGTCTCCGGGATGGGCGGGGTGGGCAAGACGGCGCTGGCCCTGCGGGTCGCCCACCGGCTGCGCGCCGGCTTCCCCGACGGTCAGCTGTACGCGGACCTGCGTGGTGACCAGGACGCGCCGGCCGACCCGAACGTGCTGCTGGCCAGCTTCCTGACCGCCCTCGGCATCTCGCCGGGCGCGGTACCCGAGTCGCTGGAGGACCGGGCCCGGCTCTTCCGCTCACTGCTGGACGCCCGGCGGGTGCTGATCCTGCTCGACAACGCCAGGGACGCCGCCCAGGTCCGGCCGCTGCTGCCCGGCTCGGCCCGGTGCGCCGTCCTGGTGACCGGCCGTGCCCGGCTGTTCGGCCTGGCCACCGCCGTCCAGGTCGACCTGGACGTGTTCAGCGTGGACGAGGCCCGCGACCTGCTGGCCCGCACGGCCGGCACCGAGCGGGTCGCGGCCGACCCGGCGGCCGCCGGCGAGCTGATCCACCACTGCGGCCGGCTCCCGCTGGCGGTGCGGATCGTGGCGGCCCGGCTGGCCTCGCGCCCGGCCTGGACGGTGGCCCGGCTGGCCGCCCGGCTGGCCGCGGAGCAGGACCGGATGGCCGAGCTGCGCCTGGGCGACCTGGCCGTGGCGGGCGCCTTCGAGTGGGGCTACCGCCAGTTGACGGCGGAGCAGGCCGACGCGTTCCGGGTGATCGCGGCGGTCTGCCGGCCGGACGTCGGCGTACCGGCGGCGGCGGCCGTGCTGGGGGTCGGGAGGCGCCGCGCCGAGGACCTGCTGGAGTCGCTGGTCGACGCCGGCATGGTCACCGCCCCACGGCCCGGCCGCTACCGCTACCACGACCTGCTGCGGGTCTTCGCGCTGCAGATCGGCGGCCCGGACGGCGGACCGGACGACAGCCCGCACCACGGGCCCGAGGAGCAGGCCACGGCGCTGCGCCGCCAGCTGCACTTCCTGCTGGCGAGCGCGACCGCGGCCTTCCAGCAGCTGGTGCCCGGCGACCCGATCGGCACCGCGCTCACCCCCGTGCTCGCCCCGGCCCTGACCTTCGAGGACGCCAACGCGGCCGCCGACTGGGTGGCCGAGGAGTTCGAGGCGGCGATCACCGCGGTCCTGGCGACGGCCGACCGGGCGGCGTCGGTCGAGGACGTGCGGATCGCCGCCGACCTGCTGGTCACGCTCAGCCCGTTCGACACCGACCCTTGCTACGAACGCCTCACCGGCGCCGCAACGGCGGTGTCCGCGGCCGCTGCCGCGCTCGGCGACCAGCGCTCGCTCGGCCGCGCCGAGTTCATCCGCGGCAACCTCGCCGTACAGGCGGCCCGCCTCGAGGAGGCCTGCGAGCACAGTCGGCGGGCGGCCGACGCCTGCCGGGCCGGCGGCGACGTGGTGGTGCTGCAACAGGCACTGAACGACCTGGGCGTGCTCGCCCAGTACCAGCACCGCTACCAGGAGGCGGTGCGCCTCTACGACGAGGCGAACTCGCTGGCCAGGGCGCTGGGCCACCGCGCCGGGCAGACCGCGACCGCGCTCAACTCCGCGCTCGCCCAGGTACGGGACGGCCGGCCCGCCGAGGCCGCCGCCGCCTGCCGCAGGCTGCTGCCGGGCCTGACCGCCGCGGAGGAGTGGACCGGCCTGTCCTACGCGCTCTACGTCCTCGGTCTGGCCTCACACGAGCTCGGCGAGTACCAGCAGGCCGTCACCGTGCTGGAGGAGTGCCTGCGGATCTGCCAGGCCGCGGGGATCCCGCTGCGCGAGGCACAGGCCCGCTGCCGCCTGGCCGACACCCTGCGCCTGCTGGGCCGTCACGAGGAGGCCCTCGAACAGGCTCGGCACGCGCTGGCCGATTGCCGGACGCTCTCCGCCGAGCGGGACCAGGGGCACGCTCTGGTGGTCACCGCCCGGACGCTCGCCGACCTCGGCCACATTGACCAGGCCCGCGATCAACTGCGCAGCGCGGAGGCGCTGTTCAGACGGCTCGGGCTGCCCGACGCCGGGCACGTACGGCGGTTGACGGCCCGGCTGGACGGCGCGGCCGACACACCCGACACGGCCGGCGAGCCGACGGCCGGCTACGTGGTCGACGTCGCGTAG
- a CDS encoding TetR/AcrR family transcriptional regulator, with translation MSGAQERPLRADAARNRARLLDVATEVFTTRGVGVPTEEIARAAGVGVGTLFRHFPTKEALLEAVMVRRLETMAARTVQLAAESEPAEAFFDCFRLLIDQSVGKSDFVQALAAGGVDVHSALQEPSMAIQAQLGELLTGAQQAGAVRPDLGLPELLALLAGTSKAMEQLKADPAARERIFEVVFQGLRPC, from the coding sequence ATGAGCGGCGCTCAGGAGCGCCCGCTGCGGGCGGACGCGGCCCGCAACCGGGCCAGGCTGCTGGACGTTGCCACGGAGGTGTTCACCACCCGCGGCGTCGGCGTGCCGACCGAGGAGATCGCCCGGGCCGCCGGGGTCGGGGTGGGCACGCTCTTCCGGCACTTCCCGACCAAGGAGGCGCTGCTGGAGGCGGTGATGGTGCGCAGGCTGGAGACCATGGCGGCCCGGACCGTACAGCTGGCCGCCGAGTCCGAACCCGCCGAGGCCTTCTTCGATTGCTTCCGGCTGCTGATCGACCAGTCCGTCGGCAAGAGCGACTTCGTCCAGGCACTGGCCGCGGGCGGAGTGGACGTGCACTCGGCCCTGCAGGAACCGAGCATGGCAATCCAGGCCCAGTTGGGCGAACTCCTGACCGGCGCGCAACAGGCAGGAGCGGTCCGCCCGGATCTGGGCCTACCGGAGCTCCTTGCCCTGCTCGCCGGAACCAGCAAGGCGATGGAACAGCTCAAAGCGGACCCGGCTGCCCGGGAACGGATCTTCGAGGTGGTCTTCCAGGGCCTGCGGCCGTGCTGA
- a CDS encoding DUF6328 family protein, giving the protein MTGTPSPQPQPDPQPRPAAPPPGWENPAVRADRRLVELLQELRVLQTGVQIVFAFLLGVAFTPRFSELTDAQQDIYVATLLLAVLSSAVLATPVALHRGLYRHPGKAQIVTVSARIAQAGLLLLASALTGAVLLVLDVVLGAALAAAITAVVALVFGLLWFVLPWTVRRLLRDRQ; this is encoded by the coding sequence ATGACCGGCACGCCGTCTCCGCAGCCTCAGCCCGACCCGCAGCCCCGGCCGGCCGCGCCGCCGCCGGGGTGGGAGAACCCTGCGGTCAGGGCCGACCGGCGCCTGGTGGAGTTGCTGCAGGAGCTGCGGGTGCTGCAGACCGGTGTGCAGATCGTCTTCGCGTTCCTGCTCGGCGTGGCCTTCACCCCGCGCTTTTCCGAACTCACGGACGCCCAGCAGGACATCTACGTCGCCACCCTGCTGCTGGCCGTCCTCTCCTCCGCCGTCCTCGCCACCCCGGTCGCGCTGCACCGCGGTCTGTACCGCCACCCGGGCAAGGCACAGATCGTGACCGTCTCCGCCCGCATCGCCCAGGCGGGGCTGTTGCTGCTCGCGTCCGCGTTGACCGGCGCTGTCCTGCTGGTCCTGGACGTCGTGCTCGGGGCGGCGCTCGCGGCGGCGATCACCGCCGTCGTCGCACTGGTCTTCGGCTTGCTGTGGTTCGTCCTGCCCTGGACGGTGCGCCGTCTTCTGCGCGACCGGCAGTGA
- a CDS encoding YciI family protein yields the protein MEFLCYHRDRPDSVALRGELLEEHWSYMDRYAEEMIARGPTLDESGNTPTGSVHIVDLPGPAAARAFAFEEPGYQAGVYRDVLLRRWRNLLGRTMWDFPGGRTGGNRYLVLGLGSGQAVDLTVPPDRRELIAYGPLLSDDGATWLGTAALVRAPEPEAARALLTLDRYADIEVHNWQFGGRPS from the coding sequence ATGGAGTTCCTCTGCTACCACCGCGACCGGCCCGACTCCGTAGCCCTGCGCGGCGAGCTACTGGAAGAGCACTGGTCCTACATGGACCGGTACGCGGAAGAGATGATCGCCCGCGGCCCGACCCTCGACGAAAGCGGCAACACACCCACCGGAAGCGTGCACATCGTCGACCTGCCCGGCCCCGCCGCCGCCCGCGCGTTCGCCTTCGAGGAGCCCGGCTACCAGGCCGGCGTGTACCGGGATGTGCTGCTGCGGCGCTGGCGCAACCTGCTGGGGCGCACCATGTGGGACTTCCCCGGTGGCCGAACCGGCGGCAACCGGTACCTGGTACTCGGCCTCGGTTCGGGGCAGGCCGTCGACCTCACGGTGCCGCCCGACCGGCGCGAACTGATCGCCTACGGGCCGCTGTTGTCCGACGACGGCGCCACCTGGCTGGGCACGGCGGCGTTGGTCCGGGCACCGGAGCCGGAGGCGGCACGCGCCCTCCTGACGCTGGACCGGTACGCCGACATCGAAGTGCACAACTGGCAGTTCGGCGGGCGGCCGTCGTAA
- the eccCa gene encoding type VII secretion protein EccCa: MSTVLVKRPPRADGPPLPEGQIELAEPPVLGEPATADLGSALMYLPMGLGAGAMVLMFSMRGGGPSTYMMSGMMGVAMVSMTLTQIGRPGAERRRRMRAERRDYLRYLAQKRVQARQAAAEQRAALLWDHPDPAELWALARGTRLWERRPGHEDFGRVRIGLGARRAALEFLPPRTKPVEDLEPLCAVSLRRFTHAHQSVPGLPVPVALRRFSSVEFAGRAEEALGLARAIVGQLAVLHSPDELRVAFLGDQAAREQWDWLKWLPHNAHPGEEDAAGPARLAADDAESLLDLLGQEVRDRPEHDPAASPSIAEPFVVIVAQGVRIPAGSRLSGGGLRNVVLLDATGTMPGGPKVLRLTVHDGKVEFASGEDTVSATADGLSPTAAEALARSLAPMRTSGSVDLADRPLESDLDLVTLLGLRDPHTFDVAAKWRPRQVQAARLTVPLGVTDDGEVVELDLKESAQGGMGPHGLLIGATGSGKSELLRTLVMGLAATHSSEVLNLVLVDFKGGATFLHMDRLPHTSAVITNLADEIHLVDRMRDSINGEMIRRQELLREAGYSSLYDYEKARAAGAGLAPLPSLLIVVDEFSELLASKPEFVDLFVSIGRLGRSLGVHLLLASQRLDESRIHKVEGHLSYRIALRTFSAMESRSVIGVASAYELPSSPGNGYLKIDTTNLVRFKAAYVSGPAPEPLSADEQPAQEAGVSGGLTDFGLERQGPLRSESTEESLTELAGRALRPTERPEPAAVASGEQANAESLLEVLVGRLEESGPPARQVWLPPLAASPSLDELLPGIVPDPARGMSAAGHPALGTLRVPLGVVDRPYEQLRELLVADLSGADGHVGLAGAPQTGKSTMLRTLILSLALTHTPGEIQFYCLDFGGGGLVSTAGLPHVGSVATRLERDRVLRTVAELIQLLERREREFTSRGLESMAAYRALRAAGEIDDPYGDVFLVVDGWSTLRQDFEDLEARVIDLAARGLSFGLHLLASAVRWSELRPRLRDLLGTKFELRLGDALESEVGSKIAAAVPHQSGRGLTAGGHHFLSALPRLDSSGETADLTPATKAAVAEIDAFWTGAPAPGVRLLPTRLPADQLPPSEGDLRVCLGWDEQRLEPTWHDFSTSPHLMVFGDGESGKTNTLRLAVRAITSRFSTDEARIVVADPERGLLSSVPEEYRAGYVVDRDSLAQLAANAAHSVGKRVPGPDISPEQLARRDWWEGPRLFVVVDDYDLLAGAPGAPTPLAPLVPLLAQGQHIGMHVVIARSTSGAMRAMTDPALRRMWELGNPALLFSYPKEEGKFLGEAKPRTLPAGRAQFVTRRSVRLVQTGLVTPA; encoded by the coding sequence TTGAGCACGGTTCTCGTCAAGCGCCCACCCCGCGCCGACGGCCCCCCGCTCCCCGAGGGGCAGATCGAACTGGCCGAACCCCCGGTGCTGGGCGAACCGGCCACCGCCGACCTCGGCTCCGCGCTGATGTACCTGCCGATGGGTCTGGGCGCGGGCGCCATGGTGCTGATGTTCTCCATGCGCGGCGGCGGTCCCTCGACCTACATGATGTCCGGAATGATGGGCGTGGCGATGGTCAGCATGACGCTGACCCAGATCGGCCGCCCCGGCGCCGAACGCCGGCGCCGCATGCGCGCCGAACGCCGCGACTACCTCCGCTACCTGGCGCAGAAGCGCGTCCAGGCCCGGCAGGCCGCGGCCGAGCAGCGCGCCGCCCTGCTGTGGGACCACCCGGATCCCGCGGAGCTGTGGGCGCTGGCCCGGGGCACCCGGCTGTGGGAGCGGCGCCCCGGGCACGAGGACTTCGGGCGGGTGCGGATCGGGCTGGGCGCGCGTCGCGCCGCCCTGGAGTTCCTGCCACCGCGCACCAAGCCGGTGGAGGACCTGGAACCGCTGTGCGCGGTGTCGCTCCGCCGCTTCACCCACGCCCACCAGAGCGTCCCCGGGCTACCGGTCCCCGTGGCACTGCGCCGCTTCAGCAGCGTGGAGTTCGCCGGCCGGGCCGAGGAAGCTCTCGGCCTCGCCCGGGCGATCGTCGGGCAGTTGGCGGTCCTGCACTCCCCCGACGAGCTGCGGGTGGCGTTCCTGGGCGACCAGGCGGCTCGCGAGCAGTGGGACTGGCTGAAGTGGCTGCCGCACAACGCCCACCCCGGCGAGGAGGACGCCGCCGGTCCGGCGCGCCTGGCGGCCGATGACGCCGAGAGCCTCCTGGACCTGCTCGGCCAGGAGGTCCGCGACCGCCCCGAGCACGACCCGGCGGCCTCGCCCAGCATCGCGGAGCCGTTCGTGGTGATCGTGGCCCAGGGCGTGCGGATCCCCGCCGGCTCCCGCCTGTCGGGTGGCGGGCTGCGCAACGTGGTGCTGCTCGACGCCACCGGCACGATGCCGGGCGGTCCCAAGGTGTTGCGGCTGACCGTGCACGACGGGAAGGTGGAGTTCGCCTCTGGCGAGGACACCGTCTCGGCCACCGCCGACGGGCTCAGTCCCACCGCGGCCGAGGCGCTGGCCCGCTCGCTGGCACCGATGCGCACGAGCGGCAGCGTGGACCTGGCCGACCGGCCGCTCGAATCGGACCTCGACCTCGTCACCCTGCTGGGCCTGCGCGACCCGCACACCTTCGACGTGGCCGCCAAGTGGCGGCCCCGGCAGGTGCAGGCGGCTCGCCTGACGGTGCCGCTCGGCGTCACCGACGACGGCGAGGTCGTGGAACTGGACCTCAAGGAGTCCGCGCAGGGCGGCATGGGCCCGCACGGCCTGCTGATCGGCGCGACCGGCTCCGGCAAGAGCGAGCTGCTGCGCACCCTGGTGATGGGCCTGGCCGCCACCCACTCCTCCGAGGTGCTCAACCTCGTCCTGGTGGACTTCAAGGGCGGCGCGACCTTCCTGCACATGGACCGCCTGCCGCACACCTCCGCGGTGATCACCAACCTGGCCGACGAGATCCACCTCGTCGACCGGATGCGCGACTCCATCAACGGCGAGATGATCCGCCGCCAGGAACTGCTGCGCGAGGCCGGGTACTCGTCCCTCTACGACTACGAGAAGGCACGGGCGGCCGGCGCCGGCCTCGCCCCGCTGCCGTCGCTGCTGATCGTGGTCGACGAGTTCTCCGAACTGCTGGCCAGCAAGCCGGAGTTCGTGGACCTGTTCGTCTCCATCGGCCGGCTCGGGCGCAGCCTCGGCGTGCACCTGCTGCTCGCCTCGCAGCGCCTCGACGAGAGCCGCATCCACAAGGTGGAGGGCCATCTGTCGTACCGGATCGCGCTGCGGACCTTCTCCGCGATGGAGTCGCGCAGCGTGATCGGCGTCGCCAGCGCGTACGAGCTGCCCTCGTCGCCGGGCAACGGCTACCTGAAGATCGACACCACCAACCTGGTGCGCTTCAAGGCCGCCTACGTCTCCGGCCCGGCCCCCGAGCCGCTCTCCGCGGACGAGCAGCCGGCCCAGGAGGCCGGCGTGTCCGGCGGGCTGACCGACTTCGGGCTGGAACGGCAGGGCCCGCTGCGCTCCGAGAGCACCGAGGAGTCGCTGACCGAACTCGCCGGCAGGGCGCTCCGCCCGACCGAGCGCCCCGAGCCGGCTGCCGTCGCGTCCGGCGAGCAGGCGAACGCCGAAAGCCTTCTGGAGGTGCTGGTGGGCCGGCTGGAGGAGAGCGGACCCCCGGCCCGGCAGGTCTGGCTGCCGCCGCTGGCCGCCTCCCCCAGCCTGGACGAGCTGCTGCCGGGCATCGTGCCCGACCCGGCCCGCGGCATGAGCGCGGCCGGCCATCCGGCGCTCGGCACGCTGCGGGTCCCGCTCGGTGTGGTGGACCGCCCCTACGAGCAGCTGCGCGAACTGCTGGTCGCCGACCTGTCCGGAGCCGACGGCCACGTCGGGCTGGCGGGCGCCCCGCAGACCGGCAAGTCGACCATGCTGCGCACCCTCATCCTCTCGCTGGCGCTCACCCACACCCCGGGCGAGATCCAGTTCTACTGCCTGGACTTCGGCGGCGGCGGTCTGGTCTCCACCGCTGGCCTGCCGCACGTCGGCTCGGTCGCCACCCGCCTGGAACGCGACCGGGTGCTGCGCACGGTGGCCGAGCTGATCCAGCTGCTGGAGCGCCGCGAGCGGGAGTTCACCTCCCGGGGCCTGGAGTCGATGGCCGCCTACCGCGCGCTGCGGGCCGCCGGCGAGATCGACGACCCGTACGGCGACGTCTTCCTCGTGGTGGACGGGTGGTCGACCCTGCGCCAGGACTTCGAGGACCTGGAGGCCAGGGTGATTGACCTGGCGGCCCGCGGTCTGTCCTTCGGTCTGCACCTGCTGGCCTCCGCGGTGCGGTGGTCCGAGCTCCGGCCCCGCCTGCGCGACCTGCTCGGCACCAAGTTCGAACTGCGCCTCGGCGACGCGCTGGAGTCCGAGGTCGGCTCGAAGATCGCCGCCGCCGTCCCGCACCAGTCGGGCCGCGGCCTGACCGCCGGCGGCCACCACTTCCTGTCCGCGCTGCCGCGCCTGGACAGCTCCGGCGAGACCGCCGACCTGACCCCGGCCACCAAGGCGGCCGTGGCCGAGATCGACGCGTTCTGGACGGGCGCCCCGGCCCCCGGCGTGCGCCTGCTGCCCACCCGCCTGCCGGCCGACCAACTGCCGCCCTCCGAGGGCGACCTGCGGGTCTGCCTGGGCTGGGACGAACAACGCCTGGAGCCCACCTGGCACGACTTCTCGACCAGCCCGCACCTGATGGTCTTCGGCGACGGCGAGAGCGGCAAGACCAACACGCTGCGCCTGGCCGTCCGCGCGATCACCTCGCGCTTCAGCACCGACGAGGCTCGCATCGTCGTCGCCGACCCCGAGCGCGGCCTGCTCTCCTCGGTCCCGGAGGAGTACCGAGCCGGCTACGTGGTCGACCGCGACTCCCTCGCCCAACTCGCCGCGAACGCGGCCCACTCGGTGGGCAAGCGGGTGCCCGGACCGGACATCAGCCCCGAGCAGCTCGCCCGGCGCGACTGGTGGGAGGGCCCGCGGCTGTTCGTCGTCGTCGACGACTACGACCTGCTCGCCGGCGCACCCGGCGCACCCACTCCGCTGGCCCCGCTGGTCCCCTTGCTGGCCCAGGGTCAGCACATCGGGATGCACGTGGTGATCGCCCGCAGCACCTCCGGGGCGATGCGGGCGATGACCGACCCGGCCCTGCGGCGAATGTGGGAGCTCGGCAATCCGGCGCTGCTCTTCTCCTACCCCAAGGAGGAGGGCAAGTTCCTCGGCGAGGCCAAGCCCCGCACGCTGCCCGCCGGGCGCGCGCAGTTCGTCACCCGCCGGTCGGTGCGCCTCGTCCAGACGGGACTGGTGACGCCCGCGTGA
- a CDS encoding sugar ABC transporter substrate-binding protein: protein MNASMRRAVIAVTGVSLALSMAACGKAGGDKAGAAASGDSKSIGLLLPENASSTRYESFDRPFIEAKVKALCADCNVLYNNAEGSAAKQKQQFDTLIAQGVKVIVLDAFDAKSTQSWVQEAAAKGVKVVSYDRLATGPVAAYVSFDNEKVGELQGQALVDALGAQAADANIVMINGDEADPNAGQFKAGAHKVLDAKVKKVVYEQSGEWKPTVAGQKIGAAVTQLGKTGFQAVYSANDGMAGAIITQLQAAGIKVPVGGQDAGLDAIQRIVNGDQAYTIYKAYRPLADSAAELAVDLLQGKDVKSVASASVDSATDKGIAAKLLEPKVVTKANINDTVVADGLYKAADICTADYAAACAGAGLK from the coding sequence ATGAACGCTTCGATGCGTCGTGCTGTTATCGCCGTTACGGGTGTTTCGCTGGCGTTGTCCATGGCCGCGTGTGGTAAGGCGGGGGGTGACAAGGCGGGTGCGGCGGCTTCGGGGGACAGTAAGTCGATTGGTCTGCTGCTGCCGGAGAACGCCTCGTCGACGCGGTATGAGTCGTTCGACCGGCCGTTCATCGAGGCGAAGGTGAAGGCGCTGTGTGCGGACTGCAACGTGTTGTACAACAACGCGGAGGGTAGTGCCGCGAAGCAGAAGCAGCAGTTCGACACTCTGATCGCGCAGGGTGTGAAGGTGATCGTGCTGGATGCCTTCGATGCGAAGTCGACGCAGAGCTGGGTGCAGGAGGCGGCGGCGAAGGGTGTGAAGGTGGTCTCCTATGACCGTCTGGCCACCGGTCCGGTCGCGGCCTACGTGTCGTTCGACAACGAGAAGGTCGGCGAGCTGCAGGGTCAGGCGCTGGTGGACGCGCTGGGCGCGCAGGCCGCGGACGCGAACATCGTCATGATCAACGGTGATGAGGCGGACCCGAACGCGGGGCAGTTCAAGGCGGGGGCGCACAAGGTCCTCGACGCGAAGGTGAAGAAGGTCGTCTACGAGCAGTCGGGTGAGTGGAAGCCGACGGTCGCGGGTCAGAAGATCGGGGCTGCGGTCACCCAGCTCGGTAAGACGGGTTTCCAGGCGGTGTACTCGGCGAACGACGGTATGGCGGGTGCGATCATCACGCAGCTGCAGGCCGCGGGGATCAAGGTTCCGGTCGGTGGGCAGGACGCGGGTCTGGACGCGATCCAGCGGATCGTGAACGGTGACCAGGCGTACACGATTTACAAGGCGTACCGGCCGCTGGCGGACAGTGCCGCGGAGCTGGCGGTGGATCTGCTGCAGGGCAAGGACGTGAAGTCGGTCGCCTCGGCGAGTGTGGACAGTGCCACCGACAAGGGTATTGCGGCCAAGCTCCTGGAGCCGAAGGTCGTGACGAAGGCGAACATCAACGACACTGTCGTCGCCGACGGCCTGTACAAGGCGGCGGACATCTGCACGGCCGACTACGCGGCCGCGTGTGCCGGTGCGGGTCTCAAGTAG
- a CDS encoding nuclear transport factor 2 family protein, with the protein MSEPQSPREVFRKLLDGITAGRFSELAELYAEDAVVETVFEPVGPRRFQGRAVLRERFAQVAALSPVELTATNVVIRETDNPEVIVAEWDYRVHHRVTGRTFDAANIQVLRVRDGLIVSSRDFHDHLALIVGGDNLPQLVAALEGR; encoded by the coding sequence ATGTCCGAGCCGCAGTCACCGCGCGAAGTGTTCCGGAAGCTGCTCGACGGCATCACTGCCGGGCGGTTCTCGGAGCTGGCAGAGCTCTATGCCGAGGACGCCGTGGTTGAGACCGTCTTCGAGCCGGTCGGACCGCGCCGGTTCCAAGGTCGCGCCGTGCTCAGGGAGCGGTTCGCCCAGGTCGCCGCGCTCTCACCCGTCGAGCTGACCGCGACGAACGTGGTGATCCGGGAGACCGACAACCCGGAAGTGATCGTCGCCGAGTGGGACTACCGGGTGCACCACCGGGTGACCGGGCGGACCTTCGACGCCGCCAACATCCAGGTGCTGCGGGTTCGTGACGGTCTGATCGTCAGCAGCCGGGACTTCCACGACCACTTGGCCCTCATCGTGGGAGGCGACAACCTGCCGCAGCTGGTGGCGGCACTGGAAGGCAGGTAG